In Streptomyces sp. NBC_00878, a single window of DNA contains:
- the dnaJ gene encoding molecular chaperone DnaJ, with protein sequence MATDYYAVLGVRRDASQDEIKKAFRRLARELHPDVNPDPKTQERFKEINAAYEVLSDPQKKQVYDLGGDPLSQAGGQGAGGFGAGGFGNFSDIMDAFFGTASQRGPRSRTRRGQDAMIRLEIDLDEAAFGTTKDIQVDTAVVCTTCSGEGAAPGTSAQTCDMCRGRGEVSQVTRSFLGQVMTSRPCPQCQGFGTVVPTPCPECAGDGRVRSRRTLTVKIPAGVDNGTRIQLAGEGEVGPGGGPAGDLYVEIHELPHSTFQRRGDDLHCTVTIPMTAAALGTKVPLETLDGMEEIDIRPGTQSGQSVPLHGRGITHLRGGGRGDLIVHVEVMTPTKLDPEQERVLRELAQMRGEERPTGQFQPGQQGLFSRLKDAFNGR encoded by the coding sequence GTGGCCACGGACTATTACGCCGTACTCGGCGTGCGCCGCGATGCGTCCCAGGACGAGATCAAGAAGGCATTCCGGCGGCTCGCACGCGAGCTGCATCCGGATGTCAATCCCGATCCGAAGACGCAGGAGCGCTTCAAGGAGATCAACGCCGCCTACGAGGTGTTGTCGGACCCGCAGAAGAAGCAGGTCTACGACCTCGGCGGCGACCCGCTGTCCCAGGCGGGCGGCCAGGGCGCGGGCGGCTTCGGCGCCGGCGGGTTCGGGAACTTCTCGGACATCATGGACGCCTTCTTCGGTACGGCGTCGCAGCGGGGCCCGCGGTCGCGCACGCGGCGCGGCCAGGACGCGATGATCCGGCTGGAGATCGACCTCGACGAGGCGGCCTTCGGCACGACGAAGGACATCCAGGTCGACACGGCCGTCGTGTGTACGACGTGCAGCGGCGAAGGCGCCGCACCCGGCACCTCCGCGCAGACCTGTGACATGTGTCGCGGGCGAGGCGAGGTGTCCCAGGTCACCCGGTCCTTCCTGGGCCAGGTCATGACGTCCCGGCCGTGTCCGCAGTGCCAGGGGTTCGGGACGGTCGTTCCGACGCCGTGCCCCGAGTGCGCGGGTGACGGGCGGGTGCGGTCGCGCCGGACCCTGACCGTGAAGATCCCCGCCGGTGTCGACAACGGCACGCGGATCCAGCTCGCGGGCGAGGGCGAGGTCGGGCCCGGCGGCGGTCCCGCCGGTGACCTGTACGTCGAGATCCACGAGCTGCCGCACTCGACCTTCCAGCGGCGCGGCGACGATCTGCACTGCACGGTCACGATTCCGATGACCGCGGCGGCTCTCGGGACGAAGGTTCCGCTGGAGACGCTCGACGGGATGGAAGAGATCGACATCCGTCCGGGGACCCAGTCCGGGCAGTCGGTTCCGTTGCACGGGCGCGGGATCACGCATCTGCGGGGTGGTGGGCGCGGGGATCTCATCGTGCATGTCGAGGTCATGACGCCTACCAAGCTTGATCCCGAGCAGGAGCGGGTGCTGCGGGAGCTGGCGCAGATGCGGGGGGAGGAGCGGCCCACGGGGCAGTTCCAGCCCGGGCAGCAGGGGTTGTTCTCGCGTCTGAAGGACGCGTTCAACGGGCGCTGA
- a CDS encoding nitronate monooxygenase, which translates to MSSALTDLFPLPIVQAPMAGGVSVPQLAAAVSEAGGLGFLAAGYKTADGMYQEIKQLRGATSRPFGVNLFMPQPEYADPAAVKVYAHQLAGEAAWYETELGDPDSGRDDGYDAKLAVLLDNPVPVVSFHFGCPKRDVLESLNRAGTLTLVTATTAEEAQAVQWAGADAVIVQGVEAGGHQGTHRDNTEADGSGIGLLSLIAQVRETVRIPIVAAGGIMRGSQIAAALAAGASAAQLGTAFLVTPESGANPLHKQALTNPLFVRTELTRAFSGRPARGLMNRFMREHGPYAPAAYPDVHHLTSALRKAAAKAGDAQGMALWAGQGHRLARELPAGQLVEVLAAELAAAKTALSSQPSRSSWSSDPGGGNVR; encoded by the coding sequence ATGTCCTCCGCGCTGACCGATCTCTTCCCGCTGCCGATCGTGCAGGCCCCCATGGCGGGCGGCGTCTCCGTGCCGCAGCTCGCAGCGGCCGTGTCCGAGGCCGGGGGGCTCGGTTTTCTCGCCGCCGGGTACAAAACGGCCGACGGCATGTACCAGGAGATCAAGCAGTTGCGGGGGGCCACGAGCCGTCCGTTCGGTGTGAACCTGTTCATGCCACAGCCCGAGTATGCCGACCCTGCCGCCGTCAAGGTCTACGCCCATCAGCTCGCCGGTGAGGCCGCCTGGTACGAGACCGAACTGGGCGACCCCGACAGCGGACGCGACGACGGATACGACGCCAAGCTCGCCGTACTCCTCGACAACCCGGTGCCGGTCGTCTCCTTCCACTTCGGCTGCCCCAAGCGCGACGTCCTGGAGTCCCTGAACCGGGCCGGCACGCTGACGCTGGTCACGGCGACCACCGCCGAGGAGGCGCAGGCCGTGCAGTGGGCGGGCGCCGACGCCGTGATCGTGCAGGGCGTCGAGGCCGGCGGCCACCAGGGCACCCACCGCGACAACACGGAGGCCGACGGCTCCGGCATCGGACTGCTCTCGCTGATCGCGCAGGTCCGCGAGACCGTGCGGATCCCGATCGTCGCGGCCGGCGGCATCATGCGCGGCAGCCAGATCGCCGCCGCGCTCGCCGCCGGCGCGAGCGCCGCCCAGCTCGGCACGGCCTTCCTCGTCACGCCGGAGTCCGGCGCCAACCCCCTGCACAAGCAGGCGCTGACCAACCCCCTCTTCGTACGTACGGAGTTGACGCGCGCCTTCTCCGGCCGGCCCGCCCGCGGGCTGATGAACCGCTTCATGCGCGAGCACGGTCCGTACGCGCCCGCCGCCTACCCGGACGTCCACCACCTCACCTCCGCGCTGCGCAAGGCGGCGGCCAAGGCGGGCGACGCGCAGGGGATGGCGCTGTGGGCGGGACAGGGACATCGGCTCGCGCGCGAGCTGCCCGCCGGGCAGCTGGTCGAGGTGCTCGCGGCCGAACTCGCCGCCGCCAAGACAGCGTTGTCCTCCCAGCCCTCCCGGTCCTCCTGGTCCTCCGACCCGGGCGGGGGGAACGTCCGTTGA
- a CDS encoding 16S rRNA (uracil(1498)-N(3))-methyltransferase — protein MTAPVFVVDVVPGGPEFVLDGSEGRHAVSVKRLRAGEDVVLTDGHGRWAAGVVKAAEGKDRLVVTDIAEVREEAEPAPRITVVQALPKGDRGELAVETMTETGVDEIVPWAASRCITQWKGERGLKALGKWRATAREAGKQSRRVRFPRVADAMTTKQVAAFLAKADLGVVLHEDRGYGSEALAVAELPSSGRIVLVVGPEGGVSPEELEAFAQAGARAFRLGRSVLRTSTAGTAAVALLLGRTGRWS, from the coding sequence TTGACCGCCCCCGTGTTCGTGGTGGACGTGGTGCCCGGCGGGCCCGAGTTCGTCCTCGACGGCTCCGAGGGGCGGCACGCCGTGAGTGTGAAGCGGCTGCGGGCGGGCGAGGACGTCGTCCTCACCGACGGACACGGGCGCTGGGCGGCGGGCGTCGTCAAGGCGGCCGAGGGCAAGGACCGGCTCGTGGTCACGGACATCGCCGAGGTGCGCGAGGAGGCCGAACCGGCGCCCCGTATCACCGTCGTCCAGGCCCTCCCCAAGGGCGACCGCGGTGAACTCGCCGTCGAGACCATGACCGAGACCGGCGTCGACGAGATAGTCCCCTGGGCCGCGTCCCGCTGCATCACGCAGTGGAAGGGCGAGCGGGGGCTCAAAGCGCTCGGGAAGTGGCGGGCCACTGCGCGCGAGGCGGGCAAGCAGTCGCGGCGGGTGCGGTTTCCGCGGGTCGCGGACGCGATGACGACGAAGCAGGTTGCCGCGTTTCTCGCCAAAGCCGACCTTGGGGTGGTGTTGCACGAGGACCGGGGGTACGGGAGCGAGGCGCTCGCGGTGGCCGAACTCCCTTCCTCCGGGCGGATCGTGCTCGTCGTCGGCCCCGAAGGGGGCGTGTCTCCGGAGGAGTTGGAGGCCTTTGCGCAGGCCGGGGCGAGGGCCTTTCGGCTGGGGCGGAGTGTGTTGCGGACGTCGACCGCGGGGACGGCGGCGGTGGCGTTGCTGCTGGGGCGTACGGGGCGTTGGTCCTGA
- a CDS encoding S41 family peptidase, translating into MTQPASAVAAVSAVSSAYLRYPHPHGELITFTAEDDVWVAPLDGGRAWRVSADNVPVNHPRISPDGTTVAWTSTRDGAPEVHVAPVDGGSTKRLTHWGSWKTQVRGWTPEGEVLALSTQGQASLRRSWARAVPLDGGPATTLPYGPVGDVAHGPATVLLSAPMGREAAWWKRYRGGTAGKLWIDREGDGEAGEFVRLHADLDGNLEYPSWVGERVVFLSDHEGVGAVYSSLADGSDLRRHTGVDRFYARHASTDGTRVVYASAGELWILDDLDGAEPRRLDIRLGGQRVDLQPHAVNASRWFGAAAPDHTGRGSAVAVRGAVHWVTHRSGPARALAAEQGVRARLPRTFRADGEEHVVWVTDAEGDDALEFAPATGVAPGATPRRLAAGQLGRVLGLAVAPDGSRAAVASHDGRVLLVERESGEVREVDRSEDGEVSGLAFSPDSAWLAWSHPGPRPLRQLKLANTADLSVTEATPLRFRDYAPAFTLDGKHLAFLSARSFDPVYDEHVFDLAFVGGSRPHLITLAATTPSPFGPQRHGRPFEAPDKDETPDSEGSPATRIDLDGLGDRIVPFPVEAARYSGLRAAKDGLLWLRHPVRGVLGASRATPDDPDPKTDLERYDLAQQRIEHLATDADGFMVTGDGKRILLWTDSKLKVVPSDRRASLDDESDTNITVDLSRIRQTVDPAAEWRQMYDETGRLMRDNFWRPDLGGTDWNGVLDRYRPVLERVATHDDLVDLLWEVQGELGTSHAYVMPRGGYGGGERQGLLGADISRHEDGPQGAPQWRIDRILPSETSDPDAQSPLAAPGVAVRAGDAIVAVSGRPVDPVTGPGPLFVGTAGKAVELTISPAGGGDPRHAVVVPISDEEPLRYHAWVADRRAYVHEKSGGRLGYLHVPDMQAPGWAQIHRDLRVEVAREGLVVDVRENRGGHTSQLVVEKLARRIVGWDLARGMRPTSYPEDAPRGPVVAVANEFSGSDGDIVNAAIKALGIGPVVGTRTWGGVVGIDSRYRLVDGTLVTQPKYAFWLEGYEWGVENHGVDPDVEVVQAPQDYAAGRDAQLDEAIRIALAALTENPARTAPLLPGS; encoded by the coding sequence GTGACACAGCCTGCATCCGCCGTAGCCGCCGTATCCGCCGTCTCGTCCGCGTATCTCCGGTATCCGCATCCGCACGGTGAGTTGATCACCTTCACCGCCGAGGACGACGTCTGGGTCGCGCCGCTCGACGGCGGTCGTGCCTGGCGCGTCAGCGCCGACAACGTGCCGGTGAACCATCCCCGCATCTCCCCGGACGGGACGACCGTCGCCTGGACCTCCACCCGCGACGGCGCCCCCGAGGTGCATGTCGCCCCCGTCGACGGCGGTTCCACCAAACGCCTTACGCACTGGGGCAGTTGGAAGACCCAGGTGCGCGGCTGGACCCCGGAGGGCGAGGTGCTCGCGCTCAGCACCCAGGGGCAGGCGAGCCTGCGCCGCAGCTGGGCCCGGGCCGTCCCCCTCGACGGCGGTCCCGCAACCACCCTTCCGTACGGGCCTGTTGGCGATGTGGCCCACGGGCCCGCGACCGTTCTGCTGTCCGCGCCCATGGGCCGTGAGGCCGCCTGGTGGAAGCGCTACCGGGGCGGCACGGCCGGGAAGCTGTGGATCGACCGGGAAGGTGACGGGGAGGCCGGGGAGTTCGTACGGCTGCATGCCGACCTGGACGGGAATCTGGAGTATCCCTCGTGGGTGGGGGAGCGGGTCGTCTTTCTCTCCGACCACGAGGGGGTGGGGGCCGTTTACTCCTCCCTCGCCGATGGGTCGGATCTGCGGCGGCACACGGGCGTTGATCGCTTCTACGCCCGGCATGCCTCCACCGACGGGACCCGGGTCGTCTACGCCTCCGCCGGTGAGCTGTGGATCCTCGACGACCTCGACGGGGCCGAGCCGCGCCGCCTCGACATCCGGCTCGGCGGGCAGCGCGTCGATCTGCAGCCGCACGCCGTGAACGCGTCCCGCTGGTTCGGTGCCGCCGCGCCCGACCACACCGGACGCGGCAGCGCGGTCGCCGTGCGCGGAGCCGTCCACTGGGTCACCCACCGCTCGGGCCCGGCCCGCGCGCTCGCCGCCGAACAGGGCGTACGGGCCCGGCTGCCGCGCACCTTCCGCGCGGACGGTGAGGAGCACGTGGTGTGGGTGACGGACGCCGAGGGCGATGACGCTCTTGAGTTCGCGCCCGCCACCGGTGTCGCGCCGGGGGCCACCCCGAGACGCCTCGCCGCCGGACAACTCGGGCGGGTGCTCGGACTCGCGGTGGCGCCCGACGGCAGCCGCGCCGCGGTCGCCTCGCACGACGGGCGGGTGCTGCTCGTCGAGCGCGAGAGCGGCGAGGTACGGGAGGTCGACCGCAGCGAGGACGGCGAGGTCTCCGGGCTCGCCTTCTCGCCCGACTCCGCCTGGCTCGCCTGGTCGCACCCCGGCCCGCGACCGCTGCGCCAGCTGAAGCTCGCCAACACCGCGGACCTCTCGGTGACCGAGGCGACGCCGCTCCGGTTCCGGGACTACGCGCCCGCGTTCACTCTCGACGGGAAGCATCTGGCCTTCCTGTCGGCGCGGTCCTTCGACCCCGTCTACGACGAGCACGTCTTCGACCTGGCCTTCGTCGGCGGCTCGCGACCGCATCTCATCACCCTCGCCGCGACCACCCCCTCGCCGTTCGGGCCGCAGCGGCACGGCCGGCCCTTCGAGGCGCCCGACAAGGACGAGACGCCCGACAGCGAGGGCTCCCCGGCGACGCGCATCGACCTCGACGGGCTCGGTGACCGCATCGTGCCGTTCCCCGTCGAGGCCGCCCGCTACTCCGGGCTGCGGGCCGCCAAGGACGGGCTGCTGTGGCTGCGGCACCCCGTACGGGGCGTACTCGGCGCCTCCCGCGCCACCCCGGACGACCCGGACCCGAAGACCGACCTGGAGCGCTACGACCTCGCCCAGCAGCGCATCGAGCACCTCGCCACCGACGCCGACGGCTTCATGGTCACCGGCGACGGCAAGCGGATCCTGCTGTGGACCGACAGCAAACTCAAGGTCGTACCGAGCGACCGGCGCGCCTCGCTCGATGACGAGAGCGACACGAACATCACCGTCGACCTGTCGCGCATCCGCCAGACCGTCGACCCGGCCGCCGAATGGCGGCAGATGTACGACGAGACCGGCCGCCTCATGCGCGACAACTTCTGGCGCCCCGACCTCGGCGGCACCGACTGGAACGGCGTACTGGACCGGTACCGGCCCGTGCTCGAACGGGTCGCCACCCACGACGACCTGGTCGACCTCCTCTGGGAGGTACAGGGCGAACTCGGCACCTCGCACGCGTACGTCATGCCGCGCGGCGGATACGGCGGCGGCGAGCGGCAGGGGCTGCTCGGCGCCGACATCTCCCGTCACGAGGACGGCCCCCAGGGCGCGCCGCAGTGGCGCATCGACCGCATCCTGCCGTCCGAGACCTCCGACCCGGACGCGCAATCGCCGCTCGCCGCGCCCGGGGTCGCCGTGCGCGCCGGGGACGCGATCGTGGCCGTCTCCGGGCGGCCTGTCGACCCGGTGACCGGGCCGGGACCGCTGTTCGTCGGCACGGCCGGGAAGGCCGTCGAGCTGACCATCTCGCCCGCGGGCGGCGGCGATCCGCGGCACGCCGTCGTCGTACCGATCTCCGACGAGGAACCCCTGCGCTACCACGCGTGGGTCGCCGACCGGCGTGCCTACGTCCACGAGAAGTCCGGCGGCCGGCTCGGCTATCTCCACGTGCCCGACATGCAGGCGCCCGGCTGGGCCCAGATCCACCGCGACCTGCGCGTCGAGGTCGCCCGCGAGGGCCTCGTCGTGGACGTCCGCGAGAACCGCGGCGGCCACACCTCCCAACTGGTCGTCGAGAAACTCGCCCGGCGCATCGTCGGCTGGGACCTCGCCCGCGGTATGCGGCCCACCAGCTACCCGGAGGACGCGCCGCGCGGGCCCGTCGTCGCCGTCGCCAACGAGTTCTCCGGCTCGGACGGCGACATCGTCAACGCCGCGATCAAGGCCCTCGGCATCGGCCCGGTCGTCGGCACCCGCACCTGGGGCGGCGTCGTCGGCATCGACAGCCGCTACCGGCTCGTCGACGGGACGCTCGTCACCCAGCCCAAGTACGCGTTCTGGCTGGAGGGTTACGAGTGGGGCGTGGAGAACCACGGCGTCGACCCGGACGTCGAGGTGGTCCAGGCCCCGCAGGACTACGCCGCCGGGCGTGACGCGCAGCTCGACGAGGCGATCCGTATCGCGCTGGCGGCGCTCACGGAGAACCCGGCGAGGACGGCTCCGCTGTTGCCGGGTTCGTAG
- a CDS encoding histidine triad nucleotide-binding protein, with protein MAGELQDDCLFCKVVGGQIPATVVRETDTTVAFRDINPQAPIHVLVIPKVHHPDAAALAAAEPAILADIVREAGEVAVDEKLDSYRIVFNTGSGAGQTVFHAHAHVLGGRGMQWPPG; from the coding sequence ATGGCAGGGGAACTACAGGACGACTGCCTGTTCTGCAAGGTCGTCGGTGGGCAGATCCCGGCGACCGTCGTCCGCGAGACCGACACGACCGTCGCCTTCCGGGACATCAACCCGCAGGCGCCCATCCACGTCCTGGTGATCCCGAAGGTCCACCACCCGGACGCCGCCGCCCTCGCGGCCGCCGAGCCGGCGATCCTCGCCGACATCGTGCGCGAGGCCGGTGAAGTCGCCGTCGACGAGAAGCTCGACAGCTACCGCATCGTCTTCAACACCGGCAGCGGGGCCGGGCAGACCGTCTTCCACGCCCACGCCCACGTACTGGGCGGCCGCGGCATGCAGTGGCCCCCCGGCTAG
- a CDS encoding ribonuclease Z, protein MSVRELVVLGTASQVPTRHRNHNGYLLRWDSEGILFDPGEGTQRQMLRAGVAAHDLHRICVTHFHGDHSLGLAGVIQRINLDRVPHEITAHYPRSGQRFYDRLRYATAYRETVPLTEAPVDSDGVLASTPSYTLEARKLSHPVESYGYRLVEPDGRRMLPERLASYGIKGPDVGRIQREGTLGDVSLDDVSEARYGQRFAFVMDTRLCDGVYALAQGCDMLVIESTFLDGDIQLAVDHGHLTAGQAGAVAREAGVRHLVLTHFSQRYNEPDEFERQARAAGFEGELTVAHDLLRVPVPKRR, encoded by the coding sequence ATGTCCGTACGCGAATTGGTGGTCCTCGGCACCGCCAGCCAGGTGCCCACCCGGCACCGCAACCACAACGGCTATCTGTTGCGCTGGGACAGCGAGGGCATCCTCTTCGACCCCGGCGAGGGCACGCAGCGGCAGATGCTGCGCGCCGGGGTCGCCGCGCACGACCTCCATCGGATCTGCGTCACGCACTTCCACGGCGACCACTCCCTCGGCCTCGCCGGAGTGATCCAGCGGATCAACCTCGACCGGGTGCCGCACGAGATCACCGCCCACTACCCGCGCTCCGGGCAGCGGTTCTACGACCGGCTGCGGTACGCGACCGCCTACCGCGAGACGGTCCCGCTCACCGAGGCGCCGGTCGACTCCGACGGGGTTCTGGCATCCACGCCGTCGTACACGCTGGAGGCCCGCAAGCTCTCCCATCCCGTCGAGTCGTACGGCTACCGCCTCGTCGAACCCGACGGGCGGCGGATGCTGCCCGAGCGGCTCGCCTCGTACGGGATCAAGGGGCCGGACGTCGGGCGGATCCAGCGGGAGGGCACGCTGGGGGACGTGTCGCTCGACGACGTCAGTGAGGCGCGGTACGGGCAGCGGTTCGCCTTCGTCATGGACACCAGGCTGTGCGACGGGGTGTACGCGCTCGCGCAGGGGTGCGACATGCTCGTCATCGAGTCGACGTTCCTCGACGGGGACATCCAACTCGCCGTCGACCACGGCCACCTGACGGCAGGTCAGGCAGGAGCGGTGGCCCGGGAGGCGGGCGTACGGCACCTCGTGCTCACGCACTTCAGTCAGCGGTACAACGAGCCCGACGAATTCGAGCGGCAGGCGCGGGCCGCGGGGTTCGAGGGGGAGCTGACGGTGGCACACGATCTGTTGCGGGTGCCGGTTCCGAAGCGGAGATGA
- a CDS encoding adenosine deaminase has protein sequence MSIPKAELHLHIEGTLEPELAFALAARNGVTLPYTDTDELREAYLFSDLQSFLNLYYGLMAVLRTEDDFADLADAYLARAAAQGVRHAEIFFDPQAHIARGVGIGTVVEGLGRALDRSEAAHGVSTQLIMCFLRDESAESAMETLQAAKPYLDRIVGVGLDSAEVGHPPVKFREVYEAAAALGLRRVAHAGEEGPPSYITEALDALGVERIDHGLRCMEDPELVARLVRERVPLTLCPMSNVRLRAVDVLEDHPLPAMLDAGLLCTVNSDDPAYFGGYVGDNFHAVREALGLSHDRLRELARNSFVASFLDHDEERRVRYLAEVEAYEFP, from the coding sequence ATGTCCATCCCGAAAGCCGAACTGCACCTGCACATCGAGGGCACCCTGGAGCCCGAGCTGGCCTTCGCGCTCGCCGCGCGCAACGGTGTCACGCTGCCCTACACGGACACCGACGAGCTGCGCGAGGCGTATCTGTTCTCGGATCTGCAGTCGTTCCTGAACCTGTACTACGGGCTCATGGCCGTGCTGCGGACCGAGGACGACTTCGCGGACCTCGCCGACGCGTATCTCGCGCGGGCCGCCGCGCAGGGGGTGCGGCACGCGGAGATCTTCTTCGATCCGCAGGCGCACATCGCCCGGGGCGTCGGGATCGGGACCGTGGTGGAGGGGCTCGGACGGGCGCTCGACCGGAGCGAGGCCGCGCACGGGGTCTCCACCCAGCTGATCATGTGTTTCCTGCGGGACGAGTCCGCCGAGTCCGCGATGGAGACCCTCCAGGCCGCGAAGCCGTACCTCGACCGGATCGTCGGCGTCGGGCTCGACTCCGCGGAAGTCGGGCATCCGCCCGTGAAGTTCCGTGAGGTGTACGAAGCCGCTGCCGCGCTCGGGCTGCGGCGGGTCGCCCACGCGGGGGAGGAGGGGCCGCCCTCCTACATCACCGAGGCGCTCGACGCGCTCGGGGTCGAGCGGATCGATCACGGGCTGCGGTGTATGGAGGATCCCGAGCTGGTGGCGCGGCTGGTGCGGGAGCGGGTGCCGTTGACGTTGTGCCCGATGTCCAACGTCCGGCTCCGGGCCGTGGACGTTCTGGAGGACCATCCGCTGCCCGCGATGCTCGACGCGGGGCTGCTGTGCACGGTCAACTCCGATGATCCCGCGTACTTCGGCGGGTACGTCGGGGACAACTTCCACGCCGTGCGGGAGGCGTTGGGGTTGTCCCACGACCGACTCCGGGAGCTGGCCCGCAACTCGTTCGTGGCGTCTTTCCTCGACCATGACGAGGAGCGGCGGGTTCGGTATCTGGCGGAGGTGGAGGCGTACGAGTTTCCGTAG
- a CDS encoding carbohydrate kinase family protein, whose amino-acid sequence MTASNGEGPHSRPAQVDPLVDPLTGMRAPDDPPCDVYLTGTVFLDIIFTGLDSAPVRGTESWARGMGSSPGGVANMATALARLGLRTSLAAAFGDDHYGEYCWDALEQGEHIDLSTSRTVPSWHSPVTVSMAYEGERTMVSHGHEPPPEEPAPDCPPRARAAVASLTPGTRAPWIAEAAGKGARIFADVGWDDTGRWDLAALPDLAHCEAFLPNAEEAMRYTGASCPRAAAHALTEHVPLAVVTLGAEGAYAVDGRTGETAEVPAIEVEAMDPTGAGDVFVAGFVMGTLAGWPLADRLAFAGLTAALSVQEFGGSLSAPGWSEIAAWWRRVQSYDDQDPAALGRYAFLEPLLPETTRTWPLRRAVPTIGFRSSA is encoded by the coding sequence GTGACCGCGTCCAACGGAGAGGGACCGCACAGCAGGCCCGCCCAGGTCGACCCTCTCGTCGACCCCCTCACAGGCATGCGCGCCCCGGACGACCCGCCCTGCGACGTCTACCTCACCGGCACCGTCTTCCTCGACATCATCTTCACCGGCCTCGACTCCGCCCCCGTCCGCGGCACCGAGTCCTGGGCCCGCGGCATGGGATCGAGCCCGGGCGGCGTCGCGAACATGGCGACCGCCCTGGCCAGGCTCGGCCTCAGGACATCGCTGGCGGCGGCCTTCGGGGACGACCACTACGGGGAGTACTGCTGGGACGCCCTGGAGCAGGGCGAGCACATCGACCTCTCCACGTCACGCACGGTACCGAGCTGGCACTCCCCGGTGACCGTCTCGATGGCGTACGAGGGCGAGCGGACGATGGTCAGCCACGGACACGAGCCACCCCCGGAGGAGCCCGCCCCGGACTGCCCGCCCCGCGCGCGTGCGGCCGTCGCCTCGCTCACGCCCGGCACCCGTGCCCCCTGGATCGCCGAGGCCGCGGGCAAGGGCGCCCGCATCTTCGCCGACGTCGGCTGGGACGACACCGGCCGCTGGGACCTCGCCGCGCTCCCCGACCTGGCGCACTGCGAGGCGTTCCTGCCGAACGCCGAGGAGGCCATGCGGTACACGGGCGCCTCGTGTCCCCGCGCGGCGGCCCACGCGCTCACCGAGCACGTGCCGCTCGCCGTCGTCACTCTCGGTGCCGAGGGCGCGTACGCGGTGGACGGACGGACCGGGGAGACCGCCGAGGTTCCGGCCATCGAGGTCGAGGCCATGGATCCCACGGGCGCGGGGGACGTCTTCGTCGCCGGGTTCGTCATGGGCACGCTGGCCGGCTGGCCGCTGGCCGACCGGCTCGCCTTCGCGGGGCTCACCGCCGCGCTGTCGGTCCAGGAGTTCGGGGGGTCCCTGTCGGCCCCCGGCTGGTCGGAGATCGCCGCGTGGTGGCGGCGTGTGCAGTCGTACGACGACCAGGATCCGGCGGCGCTCGGCCGGTACGCCTTCCTGGAACCCCTCCTTCCGGAAACGACCCGGACCTGGCCCCTGCGGCGGGCCGTACCGACGATCGGATTCCGCAGCTCGGCGTGA